The stretch of DNA TTACGGCGAGCATAAAATGAATAGCTATATTTATGCGCCAAAAGATGATCCATACCATCGTGATAAGTGGAAGGAACCCTATCCTCAAGAAAAAATAAAAGAAATTGAGCAGCTTGTAAAGACTGCACATAAAAACCATGTCACCTTCACCTTCGCCATTTCACCAGGGAATACAATCACTTATTCAAGCGATTCTGACCTGCAGGCTTTAATCAACAAGGCCCAAGCAATGTGGGACGTCGGAGTTAGATCATTTGCCTTGTACCTTGATGATATTGACCCAAATCTTCGCTCACCAGAGGACCGTGCCATGTTTGGCAAGGATGCAAACCCTCCTGCAGCTGCACAAGCCTATTTGCTAAATCGTTTTAATGATCAGTTTATCAAAAAACATGAAGGGGCGGAGCGATTAATTACCGTGCCGACAGATTATTATCAAGCGGGCACTACCCCTTATCGAAAAAGATTTGCCGAATTGGTTCAACCTGATATCGTCGTTCAGTGGACGGGAATTGGCGTCGTCGCTCCTACAATTACCACTGCTGATGCCGATAAGATCCATGGGATATTCAAGCATGACTTATTAATCTGGGATAATTATCCGGTAAATGATTATGACCGTAATCGTTTGTTCCTTGCGCCATTAGTTGGAAGAGATGCAGGTCTTACTCCTGAACATGGTGTGATTGGTCTAACAGCCAATCCAATGAACGAAGCGGAGGCATCGAAAATTCCGCTGTTTACCGTAGCAGATTATACTTGGAACCCGGAAGCCTATAATCCGGATGACTCTTTGGAAAAGAGTTTAAATGAATTTGCCGGAGCTGCTTATGAACCATTAAAACTGTTTGTAGAATCATCCTATTCTATCAGTCTTAATAACTATAAAGAACCGATTTCGGAAAAATTAAAGCCGCTAATGGAGCAGTTTTGGTCAGAATATGAGGCCAAAAATGGGCAAGCGGCCGCAGACGCTCTTATACAAGAATTCACGAAGCTGAAAAATGCACCGTCTCAACTGCGAAATACCATGGAAAATCAGAACTTCCTAGATGAAATCGATCCATATCTAAATAAGATGGAACTATATGGAGTCGCAGGCGAAGCAGCCATTAAAATGGCCCTAGCGGAACAGGAAAATGATACCCAAACTGCCGAAGAGTTAAGAACATTACTTCAAAACACGATGAAAGAGATGGAGAAATTCCCGCAAAAGCTAAGCTTGGGTGTCATCCCAACCTTCCTTGAGAATGTTATTTATGGAGTAAATTTAGCAGAAGGAAAAACCGCTACAGCTTCTTCATCAGAAGTCAGCTGGCTAACGC from Cytobacillus dafuensis encodes:
- a CDS encoding beta-N-acetylglucosaminidase domain-containing protein, producing MAKRKLFSKAIISVCLVTGLVIPLDMQKTSAQEGNEKYVFTVSPTPKLIENIGNGFPLSPKVGLVTEYGTDQSAIEEVKAALKKAGVKTIVESDINAPLLNAPVIIWLGEFSDEAELKVIKDSTGVDDLTVTKKEEYVVTSIHGEESKKHIVISGKDETGTYYGTKTFKQMIIEREGTDWIPEVEIHDWPTMPTRGAIEGFYGDPWSHEDRLSQLDFYGEHKMNSYIYAPKDDPYHRDKWKEPYPQEKIKEIEQLVKTAHKNHVTFTFAISPGNTITYSSDSDLQALINKAQAMWDVGVRSFALYLDDIDPNLRSPEDRAMFGKDANPPAAAQAYLLNRFNDQFIKKHEGAERLITVPTDYYQAGTTPYRKRFAELVQPDIVVQWTGIGVVAPTITTADADKIHGIFKHDLLIWDNYPVNDYDRNRLFLAPLVGRDAGLTPEHGVIGLTANPMNEAEASKIPLFTVADYTWNPEAYNPDDSLEKSLNEFAGAAYEPLKLFVESSYSISLNNYKEPISEKLKPLMEQFWSEYEAKNGQAAADALIQEFTKLKNAPSQLRNTMENQNFLDEIDPYLNKMELYGVAGEAAIKMALAEQENDTQTAEELRTLLQNTMKEMEKFPQKLSLGVIPTFLENVIYGVNLAEGKTATASSSEVSWLTPNLAVDGNNNTRWASLYTDNQWISVDLGQLYSINKVVLNWESAYGKQYKIQVSQDGSQWTDVYTELNSNGGIDEIKFPSTDARYVRMLGVKRSTSWGYSLYEFKVFNSHN